A window from Melitaea cinxia chromosome 5, ilMelCinx1.1, whole genome shotgun sequence encodes these proteins:
- the LOC123653928 gene encoding uncharacterized protein LOC123653928, with product MALKVLQANLNHCARAQDLFVQSLVQWSVRAAVVAEPYSVPPRDSWIGDRDGVVAIVTQVAAGAPPLTNIVRGSGCVAALLGEVAIVGAYFSPNKSVAEFEAFLDGTESILRRFYPAEVLVLGDFNAKSRLWGCPATDARGAILEEWLVATGLTVLNRGTANTCVRRSGGSIVDVSFASPGLARRVRDWRVMDDVETLSDHRYIRFEISARPAVPPSSSRAPAEEGPRWQLKRLDRERLDEAAIVASCQPRADGSPDRVADWLVARMTDACDAAMPRSRGRPGRAQVYWWSEAIAQLRRECVTVRRQYTRCRRRIFRTPPASQDRTRHEEEGERLYALYTAAKASLRRAIGESQAAAREEMLDGLNSDPWGMPYKRVRNKVRPWAPPLTETLDAEVVREVVAALFPTAPAEHEPPSMAPRGEDRDVGEEAPEVEESELGEAVARLRRKNVAPGPDGIPGRASGRGDASGGAPRASRTRPLGRAVQEAVAQGDVVVAVSIDIANAFNTLPWGCIREALRYHGVPTYLRRVVGAYLSDRWVVFPGRDGRLVRKEVVCGVPQGSVLGPLLWNIGYDWVLRGSLLRGVSVVCYADDTLVLARRPTYREAAVLATAGVAQVVARIRRFGLVVALDKAQGIVFHGPRRAPPHDAHLIVGGTRIGLSGTMTYLGLVLDGRWKFRAHFARLVPRLLKVGASLSWLLPNIGGPGVSCRRLYTGVVRAMAMYGAPVWSDALDRENIALLRRAQRVMAIRVVRGYRTISGEAACVLAGVLPWDLDAVSLASSYRRRRSLASGTLSPAPRLAEHLRRERDAAIAEWVVRLERPSAGHRTIDAVRPVLRQWLDRRHGVLTFRATQVLSGHGCFGGYLCRVTGREPSPRCHHCQDCDDESAQHVMEECPTWAEEREELRSVVGPDLSLPAVISAMTGSERCWDAVLAYCERVMAQKEAAERVREDTTDLPLRRKRTGRRRLAHDNRLPP from the exons ATGGCGCTTAAGGTGCTCCAAGCCAacctgaaccactgtgccagggcTCAGGATCTCTTCGTCCAGAGCCTGGTACAGTGGTCCGTGCGGGCGGCGGTGGTGGCCGAGCCGTACTCGGTCCCGCCGAGGGATAGTTGGATCGGCGATCGCGACGGGGTGGTGGCCATCGTGACCCAGGTCGCCGCAGGCGCCCCGCCCCTTACGAACATTGTGAGGGGCTCGGGTTGCGTTGCGGCACTGCTGGGGGAGGTGGCCATCGTCGGGGCGTATTTTTCCCCGAACAAGTCGGTCGCTGAGTTCGAAGCGTTTCTCGACGGGACCGAGTCGATTCTGCGTAGATTTTATCCGGCGGAGGTGCTCGTGCTCGGTGACTTCAACGCAAAGTCACGTCTGTGGGGGTGTCCTGCCACAGATGCGCGGGGGGCGATTCTGGAGGAGTGGCTCGTTGCCACCGGCCTGACCGTCCTCAATCGCGGGACGGCCAACACGTGCGTGCGCAGGTCGGGCGGCTCGATCGTGGACGTGTCGTTTGCGAGCCCCGGCCTCGCGCGCCGCGTTCGGGACTGGCGAGTGATGGACGACGTGGAGACTCTCTCAGATCATCGTTACATCCGCTTCGAGATCTCCGCTCGTCCGGCGGTGCCGCCAAGCTCCAGCCGCGCCCCGGCGGAGGAGGGTCCTCGGTGGCAGCTGAAGCGTCTCGACCGGGAGCGACTCGACGAAGCGGCGATAGTGGCGTCGTGTCAGCCGCGCGCCGACGGTTCACCGGACAGGGTGGCAGACTGGCTGGTGGCCAGAATGACCGACGCGTGCGACGCGGCCATGCCGCGGTCGAGGGGTCGCCCCGGGCGGGCTCAGGTGTACTGGTGGTCGGAGGCGATAGCGCAGCTGCGCAGGGAGTGCGTGACCGTCCGACGCCAGTACACGCGCTGCAGGAGGCGCATCTTCAGGACGCCCCCCGCTTCGCAGGACAGGACACGGCACGAGGAGGAGGGCGAGCGGCTGTACGCCCTTTACACGGCAGCCAAAGCCAGCCTCCGTCGTGCCATCGGCGAGTCGCAGGCCGCGGCCAGGGAGGAAATGCTGGACGGACTGAACAGCGACCCGTGGGGGATGCCCTACAAGCGGGTACGCAACAAGGTCCGTCCCTGGGCTCCTCCACTCACGGAGACCCTGGACGCCGAAGTGGTCCGTGAGGTGGTCGCGGCCCTGTTTCCGACGGCGCCGGCCGAGCACGAGCCGCCGTCGATGGCACCGCGTGGAGAGGATCGAGACGTCGGAGAGGAGGCACCGGAGGTCGAAGAGTCGGAACTCGGGGAAGCAGTCGCGCGGCTGCGACGGAAGAACGTCGCTCCAGGCCCGGATGGGATTCCGGGGAGGGCGTCGGGTCGTGGCGACGCGTCTGGTGGCGCACCTCGGGCGTCGAGGACCCGACCTCTCGGACGTGCA GTGCAGGAAGCGGTGGCCCAGGGCGACGTCGTCGTGGCGGTGTCTATTGACATCGCCAACGCCTTTAACACGTTGCCCTGGGGTTGCATCAGGGAGGCGCTTCGCTATCACGGGGTGCCGACCTACTTGCGTCGCGTGGTCGGTGCCTACCTCTCCGACAGGTGGGTGGTCTTCCCCGGAAGGGATGGTCGGCTTGTGAGAAAGGAAGTCGTGTGCGGTGTCCCGCAGGGGTCGGTGCTTGGGccactcctgtggaacatcggatACGACTGGGTGTTGCGTGGCTCGCTGCTGCGCGGCGTCAGCGTCGTCTGCTACGCCGACGACACGCTGGTGCTGGCCCGCCGACCGACGTATCGGGAGGCGGCAGTGCTGGCGACCGCTGGCGTCGCGCAGGTCGTGGCGCGAATCCGGCGCTTCGGCCTCGTCGTCGCGCTGGACAAGGCACAAGGAATAGTCTTCCACGGCCCCAGGAGGGCGCCTCCCCACGACGCCCATCTTATCGTGGGAGGCACTCGCATCGGCCTGTCGGGCACGATGACGTACCTGGGTCTCGTGCTCGACGGCCGGTGGAAGTTCCGGGCGCACTTCGCGCGGCTCGTCCCGCGCTTGCTGAAGGTGGGAGCCTCGCTCTCGTGGCTTTTGCCGAACATCGGCGGTCCCGGTGTGAGCTGCCGCCGGCTCTACACCGGCGTCGTGAGAGCGATGGCGATGTACGGTGCCCCCGTCTGGTCCGACGCCCTGGACCGCGAGAACATCGCCCTGCTGCGGCGCGCGCAGAGGGTGATGGCGATCAGGGTCGTACGCGGGTACCGTACGATCTCGGGCGAGGCAGCGTGTGTGCTGGCTGGAGTCCTGCCCTGGGACCTGGACGCGGTCTCTCTGGCGTCGTCATACCGGCGGCGTCGGAGTCTGGCGTCCGGGACCCTCAGTCCGGCACCACGGCTTGCAGAACACCTGAGGCGAGAGCGGGATGCCGCGATCGCGGAGTGGGTTGTGAGGCTCGAGCGTCCGAGTGCGGGGCACCGGACGATCGATGCGGTTCGGCCGGTTCTTCGGCAGTGGTTGGACAGACGGCATGGCGTCCTAACCTTCCGCGCCACGCAGGTCCTCTCGGGGCACGGTTGCTTCGGGGGGTACCTGTGTCGGGTCACCGGGAGGGAGCCCTCTCCTCGCTGCCACCACTGCCAGGATTGTGACGACGAGTCGGCGCAACACGTGATGGAGGAGTGTCCGACGTGGGCGGAGGAGCGGGAAGAGCTCCGAAGCGTAGTTGGGCCGGACctttcgctgccggccgtgattTCTGCCATGACCGGCAGCGAGAGGTGCTGGGACGCCGTCCTCGCGTACTGTGAGCGGGTGATGGCgcagaaggaggcggcggagcgggtgaGGGAGGACACCACCGACCTCCCCCTCCGCCGCAAAAGGACCGGGCGTCGGAGGCTGGCGCACGACAACCGCCTCCCTCCCTAG